One Denticeps clupeoides chromosome 3, fDenClu1.1, whole genome shotgun sequence DNA window includes the following coding sequences:
- the slc5a10 gene encoding sodium/glucose cotransporter 5 isoform X1 — protein MTQSTHHTRPSVPADARGHRNGVITRVQGVERGSSPEHQGRHVGLLSCPLRTSALSLSMASNSSTPFFALSQSFSVSDIIVIGAYFLLNLAVGIWSSCRVSRNTLSGYFLAGRDMAWWPIGASLFASSEGSGLFIGLAGTGAAGGIAVSGFEWNATYVLLALAWVFVPVYVSSGIVTMPEYLGRRFGGERIRMYLSALSLMLSVFTKISTDLYSGALFVQVCLGWNLYLSTVLMLLVTALYTIAGGLAAVIYTDTLQTFVMIIGAVILTITAFNKIGGYTNLEQAYLAAVPSKIIPNTTCHLPRPDAMHLFRDATHGDLPWPGMTLGLTILATWYWCTDQVIVQRSLSAKNLSHAKGASIFASYLKMLPMVFIVLPGMISRALYPDSVGCVDPEECMRVCGAEVGCSNIAFPKLVIELMPSGLRGLMIAVMMAALMSSLTSIFNSSSTLFTMDIWKKHRRRASEKELLLVGRIVTVILVVISVIWIPILQSANSGQLYVYIQSVTSYLAPPVSSIFVLAVFWKRTNEAGAFWGLMVGLVVGVTRMVLEFAYPPPRCGVEDFAPSVLRSVHYLHFAIILCGLTMAVVMVISLLTPPPPPEQIQNLTWWSLNNPSEQDLPLQKVSTVRVGGDSVRRGRCVRTPRFCSPHPSRAPTGATVPMIPSTTEDPFWARFCCVNAIILMCVNIFFYAYYA, from the exons ATGACCCAGTCAACACATCACACCCGGCCTTCAGTGCCAGCAGATGCCCGTGGCCACCGTAATGGGGTCATTACACGAGTGCAAGGCGTGGAGCGCGGCTCTTCACCGGAGCACCAG GGACGGCATGTTGGTCTCCTCTCCTGTCCACTCCGTACCTCTGCTCTCAGTCTCAGCATGGCTTCCAACTCCAGCACCCCCTTTTTCGCCCTGTCACAGTCCTTCAGCGTCTCGGACATCATTGTAATTGGAGCCTACTTTCTCCTCAACTTAGCTGTTGGAATATGG tcgTCCTGTAGGGTGAGCAGGAACACACTGAGTGGATATTTTCTAGCTGGTCGGGACATGGCTTGGTGGCCA atcgGTGCTAGCCTCTTTGCCAGTAGTGAGGGTTCTGGTCTTTTCATTGGCTTGGCTGGaacaggagctgcaggaggaatCGCTGTATCAGGATTTGAGTGGAAT GCTACTTATGTGCTCCTGGCTCTGGCCTGGGTTTTCGTCCCCGTGTACGTCTCATCCGGG ATTGTCACCATGCCAGAGTATCTGGGACGGCGTTTTGGTGGAGAGAGAATCCGAATGTATCTTTCAGCTCTTTCTCTCATGCTGTCTGTATTTACAAAGATATCA ACAGACCTGTACTCCGGGGCCTTGTTTGTCCAGGTGTGTTTGGGTTGGAACCTTTACCTGTCCACTGTACTGATGCTGCTGGTCACTGCCCTGTACACAAtagcag GTGGACTGGCTGCTGTTATCTACACAGACACTCTGCAAACCTTCGTCATGATTATAGGCGCAGTCATCCTCACTATTACAG CTTTCAACAAGATTGGTGGCTACACCAATCTGGAACAGGCATATCTGGCGGCTGTACCTTCTAAGATCATCCCCAACACCACCTGTCACCTGCCACGCCCCGATGCCATGCATCTGTTCAGAGATGCCACCCACGGAGATCTTCCCTGGCCTGGGATGACTCTGGGACTTACCATCCTCGCCACCTGGTACTGGTGTACAGACcag GTGATTGTTCAGCGCTCTCTGTCAGCGAAGAACCTCAGTCATGCTAAAGGAGCCTCCATTTTCGCCAGCTATCTGAAGATGCTGcccatggtcttcattgttctACCTGGCATGATCAGCCGAGCCTTAtacccag actCGGTGGGATGTGTTGATCCTGAGgagtgtatgagagtgtgtggagCTGAGGTGGGTTGCTCCAACATTGCTTTCCCTAAACTGGTCATCGAACTCATGCCAAGTG GTCTAAGGGGGTTGATGATTGCTGTGATGATGGCCGCCCTGATGTCATCACTCACCTCCATCTTCAATAGCAGCTCCACCCTTTTCACTATGGACATCTGGAAAAAACACCGCCGCCGCGCCAGTGAAAAAGAGCTGCTGCTGGTTGGCAG AATCGTCACTGTGATCCTGGTGGTTATTAGTGTCATCTGGATACCAATCCTGCAGAGTGCTAACAGCGGCCAGCTGTATGTTTATATCCAGTCAGTTACAAGTTACCTGGCCCCGCCCGTTTCGTCCATATTTGTGTTGGCTGTTTTCTGGAAAAGGACGAACGAAGCT ggtgcGTTCTGGGGACTGATGGTGGGCCTCGTAGTCGGGGTGACACGGATGGTTCTGGAGTTCGCCTACCCGCCTCCACGCTGCGGTGTGGAAGACTTCGCCCCTTCTGTGCTGCGCTCTGTTCACTACCTGCACTTCGCCATCATTCTGTGTGGGCTGACCATGGCCGTCGTCATGGTGATCAGTCTActcacacccccacccccccctgaGCAG atCCAGAATCTGACCTGGTGGAGTCTGAATAATCCCTCAGAGCAAGATCTTCCTCTGCAGAAAGTGTCCACAGTAAGAG TGGGCGGAGACTCAGTCAGAAGAGGCCGCTGTGTGAGGACTCCCAGGTTCTGCAGTCCACACCCGTCCCGAGCCCCCACCGGGGCCACTGTTCCCATGATTCCTAGCACCACGGAGGACCCGTTCTGGGCCCGTTTCTGTTGTGTGAATGCAATTATCCTCATGTGtgttaacattttcttttatgctTACTATGCCTGA
- the slc5a10 gene encoding sodium/glucose cotransporter 5 isoform X2, whose product MTQSTHHTRPSVPADARGHRNGVITRVQGVERGSSPEHQGRHVGLLSCPLRTSALSLSMASNSSTPFFALSQSFSVSDIIVIGAYFLLNLAVGIWSSCRVSRNTLSGYFLAGRDMAWWPIGASLFASSEGSGLFIGLAGTGAAGGIAVSGFEWNATYVLLALAWVFVPVYVSSGIVTMPEYLGRRFGGERIRMYLSALSLMLSVFTKISVCLGWNLYLSTVLMLLVTALYTIAGGLAAVIYTDTLQTFVMIIGAVILTITAFNKIGGYTNLEQAYLAAVPSKIIPNTTCHLPRPDAMHLFRDATHGDLPWPGMTLGLTILATWYWCTDQVIVQRSLSAKNLSHAKGASIFASYLKMLPMVFIVLPGMISRALYPDSVGCVDPEECMRVCGAEVGCSNIAFPKLVIELMPSGLRGLMIAVMMAALMSSLTSIFNSSSTLFTMDIWKKHRRRASEKELLLVGRIVTVILVVISVIWIPILQSANSGQLYVYIQSVTSYLAPPVSSIFVLAVFWKRTNEAGAFWGLMVGLVVGVTRMVLEFAYPPPRCGVEDFAPSVLRSVHYLHFAIILCGLTMAVVMVISLLTPPPPPEQIQNLTWWSLNNPSEQDLPLQKVSTVRVGGDSVRRGRCVRTPRFCSPHPSRAPTGATVPMIPSTTEDPFWARFCCVNAIILMCVNIFFYAYYA is encoded by the exons ATGACCCAGTCAACACATCACACCCGGCCTTCAGTGCCAGCAGATGCCCGTGGCCACCGTAATGGGGTCATTACACGAGTGCAAGGCGTGGAGCGCGGCTCTTCACCGGAGCACCAG GGACGGCATGTTGGTCTCCTCTCCTGTCCACTCCGTACCTCTGCTCTCAGTCTCAGCATGGCTTCCAACTCCAGCACCCCCTTTTTCGCCCTGTCACAGTCCTTCAGCGTCTCGGACATCATTGTAATTGGAGCCTACTTTCTCCTCAACTTAGCTGTTGGAATATGG tcgTCCTGTAGGGTGAGCAGGAACACACTGAGTGGATATTTTCTAGCTGGTCGGGACATGGCTTGGTGGCCA atcgGTGCTAGCCTCTTTGCCAGTAGTGAGGGTTCTGGTCTTTTCATTGGCTTGGCTGGaacaggagctgcaggaggaatCGCTGTATCAGGATTTGAGTGGAAT GCTACTTATGTGCTCCTGGCTCTGGCCTGGGTTTTCGTCCCCGTGTACGTCTCATCCGGG ATTGTCACCATGCCAGAGTATCTGGGACGGCGTTTTGGTGGAGAGAGAATCCGAATGTATCTTTCAGCTCTTTCTCTCATGCTGTCTGTATTTACAAAGATATCA GTGTGTTTGGGTTGGAACCTTTACCTGTCCACTGTACTGATGCTGCTGGTCACTGCCCTGTACACAAtagcag GTGGACTGGCTGCTGTTATCTACACAGACACTCTGCAAACCTTCGTCATGATTATAGGCGCAGTCATCCTCACTATTACAG CTTTCAACAAGATTGGTGGCTACACCAATCTGGAACAGGCATATCTGGCGGCTGTACCTTCTAAGATCATCCCCAACACCACCTGTCACCTGCCACGCCCCGATGCCATGCATCTGTTCAGAGATGCCACCCACGGAGATCTTCCCTGGCCTGGGATGACTCTGGGACTTACCATCCTCGCCACCTGGTACTGGTGTACAGACcag GTGATTGTTCAGCGCTCTCTGTCAGCGAAGAACCTCAGTCATGCTAAAGGAGCCTCCATTTTCGCCAGCTATCTGAAGATGCTGcccatggtcttcattgttctACCTGGCATGATCAGCCGAGCCTTAtacccag actCGGTGGGATGTGTTGATCCTGAGgagtgtatgagagtgtgtggagCTGAGGTGGGTTGCTCCAACATTGCTTTCCCTAAACTGGTCATCGAACTCATGCCAAGTG GTCTAAGGGGGTTGATGATTGCTGTGATGATGGCCGCCCTGATGTCATCACTCACCTCCATCTTCAATAGCAGCTCCACCCTTTTCACTATGGACATCTGGAAAAAACACCGCCGCCGCGCCAGTGAAAAAGAGCTGCTGCTGGTTGGCAG AATCGTCACTGTGATCCTGGTGGTTATTAGTGTCATCTGGATACCAATCCTGCAGAGTGCTAACAGCGGCCAGCTGTATGTTTATATCCAGTCAGTTACAAGTTACCTGGCCCCGCCCGTTTCGTCCATATTTGTGTTGGCTGTTTTCTGGAAAAGGACGAACGAAGCT ggtgcGTTCTGGGGACTGATGGTGGGCCTCGTAGTCGGGGTGACACGGATGGTTCTGGAGTTCGCCTACCCGCCTCCACGCTGCGGTGTGGAAGACTTCGCCCCTTCTGTGCTGCGCTCTGTTCACTACCTGCACTTCGCCATCATTCTGTGTGGGCTGACCATGGCCGTCGTCATGGTGATCAGTCTActcacacccccacccccccctgaGCAG atCCAGAATCTGACCTGGTGGAGTCTGAATAATCCCTCAGAGCAAGATCTTCCTCTGCAGAAAGTGTCCACAGTAAGAG TGGGCGGAGACTCAGTCAGAAGAGGCCGCTGTGTGAGGACTCCCAGGTTCTGCAGTCCACACCCGTCCCGAGCCCCCACCGGGGCCACTGTTCCCATGATTCCTAGCACCACGGAGGACCCGTTCTGGGCCCGTTTCTGTTGTGTGAATGCAATTATCCTCATGTGtgttaacattttcttttatgctTACTATGCCTGA
- the slc5a10 gene encoding sodium/glucose cotransporter 5 isoform X5, producing MTQSTHHTRPSVPADARGHRNGVITRVQGVERGSSPEHQGRHVGLLSCPLRTSALSLSMASNSSTPFFALSQSFSVSDIIVIGAYFLLNLAVGIWSSCRVSRNTLSGYFLAGRDMAWWPIGASLFASSEGSGLFIGLAGTGAAGGIAVSGFEWNATYVLLALAWVFVPVYVSSGIVTMPEYLGRRFGGERIRMYLSALSLMLSVFTKISTDLYSGALFVQVCLGWNLYLSTVLMLLVTALYTIAGGLAAVIYTDTLQTFVMIIGAVILTITAFNKIGGYTNLEQAYLAAVPSKIIPNTTCHLPRPDAMHLFRDATHGDLPWPGMTLGLTILATWYWCTDQVIVQRSLSAKNLSHAKGASIFASYLKMLPMVFIVLPGMISRALYPGLRGLMIAVMMAALMSSLTSIFNSSSTLFTMDIWKKHRRRASEKELLLVGRIVTVILVVISVIWIPILQSANSGQLYVYIQSVTSYLAPPVSSIFVLAVFWKRTNEAGAFWGLMVGLVVGVTRMVLEFAYPPPRCGVEDFAPSVLRSVHYLHFAIILCGLTMAVVMVISLLTPPPPPEQIQNLTWWSLNNPSEQDLPLQKVSTVRVGGDSVRRGRCVRTPRFCSPHPSRAPTGATVPMIPSTTEDPFWARFCCVNAIILMCVNIFFYAYYA from the exons ATGACCCAGTCAACACATCACACCCGGCCTTCAGTGCCAGCAGATGCCCGTGGCCACCGTAATGGGGTCATTACACGAGTGCAAGGCGTGGAGCGCGGCTCTTCACCGGAGCACCAG GGACGGCATGTTGGTCTCCTCTCCTGTCCACTCCGTACCTCTGCTCTCAGTCTCAGCATGGCTTCCAACTCCAGCACCCCCTTTTTCGCCCTGTCACAGTCCTTCAGCGTCTCGGACATCATTGTAATTGGAGCCTACTTTCTCCTCAACTTAGCTGTTGGAATATGG tcgTCCTGTAGGGTGAGCAGGAACACACTGAGTGGATATTTTCTAGCTGGTCGGGACATGGCTTGGTGGCCA atcgGTGCTAGCCTCTTTGCCAGTAGTGAGGGTTCTGGTCTTTTCATTGGCTTGGCTGGaacaggagctgcaggaggaatCGCTGTATCAGGATTTGAGTGGAAT GCTACTTATGTGCTCCTGGCTCTGGCCTGGGTTTTCGTCCCCGTGTACGTCTCATCCGGG ATTGTCACCATGCCAGAGTATCTGGGACGGCGTTTTGGTGGAGAGAGAATCCGAATGTATCTTTCAGCTCTTTCTCTCATGCTGTCTGTATTTACAAAGATATCA ACAGACCTGTACTCCGGGGCCTTGTTTGTCCAGGTGTGTTTGGGTTGGAACCTTTACCTGTCCACTGTACTGATGCTGCTGGTCACTGCCCTGTACACAAtagcag GTGGACTGGCTGCTGTTATCTACACAGACACTCTGCAAACCTTCGTCATGATTATAGGCGCAGTCATCCTCACTATTACAG CTTTCAACAAGATTGGTGGCTACACCAATCTGGAACAGGCATATCTGGCGGCTGTACCTTCTAAGATCATCCCCAACACCACCTGTCACCTGCCACGCCCCGATGCCATGCATCTGTTCAGAGATGCCACCCACGGAGATCTTCCCTGGCCTGGGATGACTCTGGGACTTACCATCCTCGCCACCTGGTACTGGTGTACAGACcag GTGATTGTTCAGCGCTCTCTGTCAGCGAAGAACCTCAGTCATGCTAAAGGAGCCTCCATTTTCGCCAGCTATCTGAAGATGCTGcccatggtcttcattgttctACCTGGCATGATCAGCCGAGCCTTAtacccag GTCTAAGGGGGTTGATGATTGCTGTGATGATGGCCGCCCTGATGTCATCACTCACCTCCATCTTCAATAGCAGCTCCACCCTTTTCACTATGGACATCTGGAAAAAACACCGCCGCCGCGCCAGTGAAAAAGAGCTGCTGCTGGTTGGCAG AATCGTCACTGTGATCCTGGTGGTTATTAGTGTCATCTGGATACCAATCCTGCAGAGTGCTAACAGCGGCCAGCTGTATGTTTATATCCAGTCAGTTACAAGTTACCTGGCCCCGCCCGTTTCGTCCATATTTGTGTTGGCTGTTTTCTGGAAAAGGACGAACGAAGCT ggtgcGTTCTGGGGACTGATGGTGGGCCTCGTAGTCGGGGTGACACGGATGGTTCTGGAGTTCGCCTACCCGCCTCCACGCTGCGGTGTGGAAGACTTCGCCCCTTCTGTGCTGCGCTCTGTTCACTACCTGCACTTCGCCATCATTCTGTGTGGGCTGACCATGGCCGTCGTCATGGTGATCAGTCTActcacacccccacccccccctgaGCAG atCCAGAATCTGACCTGGTGGAGTCTGAATAATCCCTCAGAGCAAGATCTTCCTCTGCAGAAAGTGTCCACAGTAAGAG TGGGCGGAGACTCAGTCAGAAGAGGCCGCTGTGTGAGGACTCCCAGGTTCTGCAGTCCACACCCGTCCCGAGCCCCCACCGGGGCCACTGTTCCCATGATTCCTAGCACCACGGAGGACCCGTTCTGGGCCCGTTTCTGTTGTGTGAATGCAATTATCCTCATGTGtgttaacattttcttttatgctTACTATGCCTGA
- the slc5a10 gene encoding sodium/glucose cotransporter 5 isoform X4, with the protein MTQSTHHTRPSVPADARGHRNGVITRVQGVERGSSPEHQSFSVSDIIVIGAYFLLNLAVGIWSSCRVSRNTLSGYFLAGRDMAWWPIGASLFASSEGSGLFIGLAGTGAAGGIAVSGFEWNATYVLLALAWVFVPVYVSSGIVTMPEYLGRRFGGERIRMYLSALSLMLSVFTKISTDLYSGALFVQVCLGWNLYLSTVLMLLVTALYTIAGGLAAVIYTDTLQTFVMIIGAVILTITAFNKIGGYTNLEQAYLAAVPSKIIPNTTCHLPRPDAMHLFRDATHGDLPWPGMTLGLTILATWYWCTDQVIVQRSLSAKNLSHAKGASIFASYLKMLPMVFIVLPGMISRALYPDSVGCVDPEECMRVCGAEVGCSNIAFPKLVIELMPSGLRGLMIAVMMAALMSSLTSIFNSSSTLFTMDIWKKHRRRASEKELLLVGRIVTVILVVISVIWIPILQSANSGQLYVYIQSVTSYLAPPVSSIFVLAVFWKRTNEAGAFWGLMVGLVVGVTRMVLEFAYPPPRCGVEDFAPSVLRSVHYLHFAIILCGLTMAVVMVISLLTPPPPPEQIQNLTWWSLNNPSEQDLPLQKVSTVRVGGDSVRRGRCVRTPRFCSPHPSRAPTGATVPMIPSTTEDPFWARFCCVNAIILMCVNIFFYAYYA; encoded by the exons ATGACCCAGTCAACACATCACACCCGGCCTTCAGTGCCAGCAGATGCCCGTGGCCACCGTAATGGGGTCATTACACGAGTGCAAGGCGTGGAGCGCGGCTCTTCACCGGAGCACCAG TCCTTCAGCGTCTCGGACATCATTGTAATTGGAGCCTACTTTCTCCTCAACTTAGCTGTTGGAATATGG tcgTCCTGTAGGGTGAGCAGGAACACACTGAGTGGATATTTTCTAGCTGGTCGGGACATGGCTTGGTGGCCA atcgGTGCTAGCCTCTTTGCCAGTAGTGAGGGTTCTGGTCTTTTCATTGGCTTGGCTGGaacaggagctgcaggaggaatCGCTGTATCAGGATTTGAGTGGAAT GCTACTTATGTGCTCCTGGCTCTGGCCTGGGTTTTCGTCCCCGTGTACGTCTCATCCGGG ATTGTCACCATGCCAGAGTATCTGGGACGGCGTTTTGGTGGAGAGAGAATCCGAATGTATCTTTCAGCTCTTTCTCTCATGCTGTCTGTATTTACAAAGATATCA ACAGACCTGTACTCCGGGGCCTTGTTTGTCCAGGTGTGTTTGGGTTGGAACCTTTACCTGTCCACTGTACTGATGCTGCTGGTCACTGCCCTGTACACAAtagcag GTGGACTGGCTGCTGTTATCTACACAGACACTCTGCAAACCTTCGTCATGATTATAGGCGCAGTCATCCTCACTATTACAG CTTTCAACAAGATTGGTGGCTACACCAATCTGGAACAGGCATATCTGGCGGCTGTACCTTCTAAGATCATCCCCAACACCACCTGTCACCTGCCACGCCCCGATGCCATGCATCTGTTCAGAGATGCCACCCACGGAGATCTTCCCTGGCCTGGGATGACTCTGGGACTTACCATCCTCGCCACCTGGTACTGGTGTACAGACcag GTGATTGTTCAGCGCTCTCTGTCAGCGAAGAACCTCAGTCATGCTAAAGGAGCCTCCATTTTCGCCAGCTATCTGAAGATGCTGcccatggtcttcattgttctACCTGGCATGATCAGCCGAGCCTTAtacccag actCGGTGGGATGTGTTGATCCTGAGgagtgtatgagagtgtgtggagCTGAGGTGGGTTGCTCCAACATTGCTTTCCCTAAACTGGTCATCGAACTCATGCCAAGTG GTCTAAGGGGGTTGATGATTGCTGTGATGATGGCCGCCCTGATGTCATCACTCACCTCCATCTTCAATAGCAGCTCCACCCTTTTCACTATGGACATCTGGAAAAAACACCGCCGCCGCGCCAGTGAAAAAGAGCTGCTGCTGGTTGGCAG AATCGTCACTGTGATCCTGGTGGTTATTAGTGTCATCTGGATACCAATCCTGCAGAGTGCTAACAGCGGCCAGCTGTATGTTTATATCCAGTCAGTTACAAGTTACCTGGCCCCGCCCGTTTCGTCCATATTTGTGTTGGCTGTTTTCTGGAAAAGGACGAACGAAGCT ggtgcGTTCTGGGGACTGATGGTGGGCCTCGTAGTCGGGGTGACACGGATGGTTCTGGAGTTCGCCTACCCGCCTCCACGCTGCGGTGTGGAAGACTTCGCCCCTTCTGTGCTGCGCTCTGTTCACTACCTGCACTTCGCCATCATTCTGTGTGGGCTGACCATGGCCGTCGTCATGGTGATCAGTCTActcacacccccacccccccctgaGCAG atCCAGAATCTGACCTGGTGGAGTCTGAATAATCCCTCAGAGCAAGATCTTCCTCTGCAGAAAGTGTCCACAGTAAGAG TGGGCGGAGACTCAGTCAGAAGAGGCCGCTGTGTGAGGACTCCCAGGTTCTGCAGTCCACACCCGTCCCGAGCCCCCACCGGGGCCACTGTTCCCATGATTCCTAGCACCACGGAGGACCCGTTCTGGGCCCGTTTCTGTTGTGTGAATGCAATTATCCTCATGTGtgttaacattttcttttatgctTACTATGCCTGA
- the slc5a10 gene encoding sodium/glucose cotransporter 5 isoform X3 yields the protein MPVATVMGSLHECKAWSAALHRSTRQGRHVGLLSCPLRTSALSLSMASNSSTPFFALSQSFSVSDIIVIGAYFLLNLAVGIWSSCRVSRNTLSGYFLAGRDMAWWPIGASLFASSEGSGLFIGLAGTGAAGGIAVSGFEWNATYVLLALAWVFVPVYVSSGIVTMPEYLGRRFGGERIRMYLSALSLMLSVFTKISTDLYSGALFVQVCLGWNLYLSTVLMLLVTALYTIAGGLAAVIYTDTLQTFVMIIGAVILTITAFNKIGGYTNLEQAYLAAVPSKIIPNTTCHLPRPDAMHLFRDATHGDLPWPGMTLGLTILATWYWCTDQVIVQRSLSAKNLSHAKGASIFASYLKMLPMVFIVLPGMISRALYPDSVGCVDPEECMRVCGAEVGCSNIAFPKLVIELMPSGLRGLMIAVMMAALMSSLTSIFNSSSTLFTMDIWKKHRRRASEKELLLVGRIVTVILVVISVIWIPILQSANSGQLYVYIQSVTSYLAPPVSSIFVLAVFWKRTNEAGAFWGLMVGLVVGVTRMVLEFAYPPPRCGVEDFAPSVLRSVHYLHFAIILCGLTMAVVMVISLLTPPPPPEQIQNLTWWSLNNPSEQDLPLQKVSTVRVGGDSVRRGRCVRTPRFCSPHPSRAPTGATVPMIPSTTEDPFWARFCCVNAIILMCVNIFFYAYYA from the exons ATGCCCGTGGCCACCGTAATGGGGTCATTACACGAGTGCAAGGCGTGGAGCGCGGCTCTTCACCGGAGCACCAG ACAGGGACGGCATGTTGGTCTCCTCTCCTGTCCACTCCGTACCTCTGCTCTCAGTCTCAGCATGGCTTCCAACTCCAGCACCCCCTTTTTCGCCCTGTCACAGTCCTTCAGCGTCTCGGACATCATTGTAATTGGAGCCTACTTTCTCCTCAACTTAGCTGTTGGAATATGG tcgTCCTGTAGGGTGAGCAGGAACACACTGAGTGGATATTTTCTAGCTGGTCGGGACATGGCTTGGTGGCCA atcgGTGCTAGCCTCTTTGCCAGTAGTGAGGGTTCTGGTCTTTTCATTGGCTTGGCTGGaacaggagctgcaggaggaatCGCTGTATCAGGATTTGAGTGGAAT GCTACTTATGTGCTCCTGGCTCTGGCCTGGGTTTTCGTCCCCGTGTACGTCTCATCCGGG ATTGTCACCATGCCAGAGTATCTGGGACGGCGTTTTGGTGGAGAGAGAATCCGAATGTATCTTTCAGCTCTTTCTCTCATGCTGTCTGTATTTACAAAGATATCA ACAGACCTGTACTCCGGGGCCTTGTTTGTCCAGGTGTGTTTGGGTTGGAACCTTTACCTGTCCACTGTACTGATGCTGCTGGTCACTGCCCTGTACACAAtagcag GTGGACTGGCTGCTGTTATCTACACAGACACTCTGCAAACCTTCGTCATGATTATAGGCGCAGTCATCCTCACTATTACAG CTTTCAACAAGATTGGTGGCTACACCAATCTGGAACAGGCATATCTGGCGGCTGTACCTTCTAAGATCATCCCCAACACCACCTGTCACCTGCCACGCCCCGATGCCATGCATCTGTTCAGAGATGCCACCCACGGAGATCTTCCCTGGCCTGGGATGACTCTGGGACTTACCATCCTCGCCACCTGGTACTGGTGTACAGACcag GTGATTGTTCAGCGCTCTCTGTCAGCGAAGAACCTCAGTCATGCTAAAGGAGCCTCCATTTTCGCCAGCTATCTGAAGATGCTGcccatggtcttcattgttctACCTGGCATGATCAGCCGAGCCTTAtacccag actCGGTGGGATGTGTTGATCCTGAGgagtgtatgagagtgtgtggagCTGAGGTGGGTTGCTCCAACATTGCTTTCCCTAAACTGGTCATCGAACTCATGCCAAGTG GTCTAAGGGGGTTGATGATTGCTGTGATGATGGCCGCCCTGATGTCATCACTCACCTCCATCTTCAATAGCAGCTCCACCCTTTTCACTATGGACATCTGGAAAAAACACCGCCGCCGCGCCAGTGAAAAAGAGCTGCTGCTGGTTGGCAG AATCGTCACTGTGATCCTGGTGGTTATTAGTGTCATCTGGATACCAATCCTGCAGAGTGCTAACAGCGGCCAGCTGTATGTTTATATCCAGTCAGTTACAAGTTACCTGGCCCCGCCCGTTTCGTCCATATTTGTGTTGGCTGTTTTCTGGAAAAGGACGAACGAAGCT ggtgcGTTCTGGGGACTGATGGTGGGCCTCGTAGTCGGGGTGACACGGATGGTTCTGGAGTTCGCCTACCCGCCTCCACGCTGCGGTGTGGAAGACTTCGCCCCTTCTGTGCTGCGCTCTGTTCACTACCTGCACTTCGCCATCATTCTGTGTGGGCTGACCATGGCCGTCGTCATGGTGATCAGTCTActcacacccccacccccccctgaGCAG atCCAGAATCTGACCTGGTGGAGTCTGAATAATCCCTCAGAGCAAGATCTTCCTCTGCAGAAAGTGTCCACAGTAAGAG TGGGCGGAGACTCAGTCAGAAGAGGCCGCTGTGTGAGGACTCCCAGGTTCTGCAGTCCACACCCGTCCCGAGCCCCCACCGGGGCCACTGTTCCCATGATTCCTAGCACCACGGAGGACCCGTTCTGGGCCCGTTTCTGTTGTGTGAATGCAATTATCCTCATGTGtgttaacattttcttttatgctTACTATGCCTGA